In Allomuricauda ruestringensis DSM 13258, the following proteins share a genomic window:
- a CDS encoding aryl-sulfate sulfotransferase — protein sequence MLKSSIKTSLALICSTLLLSCSNNDNSITPDKSGEETPEQGETPTEETPQENNEEVVEGDLGTVTYFNKALAEDHYILVNDAMSNRVYLMDKNGDLVYEWPLGDRKIGNDVVLLEDGTLLAALQAEGPDILFGGFGGKIQIIDKEGNVLWDFTYSNSNHRLHHDVELLPNGNVLGIAWEKMTQEESLANGSKHNTDLYPESILEINPTTDEIVWEWHAKDHLIQDFDDTKLNFGEVAANPQLIDLNYVNAENGNIMHINGLGYDSINDLIFLSVNFYSEVWVLDHSTTTEVAATHSGGSYGRGGDLVYRFGNPSAHGDDDSERIFVNNHYPNLFEPGKMLIFTNGGDLEQSTVHELALPDALDQKSVPNLTNPEILWSFTDTELYSPKVSGAVRLPNGNTLITEGDYGIWEVTTEGEVVWKFSGDGFFWRSYHYAKDHPGIIALDL from the coding sequence ATGTTAAAATCATCAATCAAAACATCTCTGGCATTAATTTGTTCCACACTCCTTTTATCATGCTCCAACAACGACAACTCCATCACTCCAGATAAGTCAGGAGAAGAAACCCCGGAACAAGGAGAAACACCAACAGAAGAAACTCCACAAGAAAACAACGAAGAGGTTGTGGAAGGTGATTTGGGCACGGTAACCTACTTTAACAAAGCTTTGGCAGAAGACCATTACATCCTGGTAAACGATGCCATGAGCAACCGTGTTTATTTAATGGACAAAAATGGTGATTTGGTGTACGAATGGCCATTGGGAGACCGTAAAATCGGAAACGATGTTGTACTGCTTGAAGATGGAACACTTTTGGCCGCATTACAAGCCGAAGGACCCGATATATTGTTTGGTGGCTTTGGAGGGAAAATTCAGATAATCGACAAAGAAGGCAATGTGCTGTGGGATTTCACCTATTCCAATAGCAACCACCGTTTGCACCACGATGTAGAATTATTGCCCAACGGCAACGTGTTGGGCATTGCATGGGAAAAAATGACCCAGGAAGAATCCTTGGCCAATGGCTCCAAACACAATACCGACCTTTACCCAGAATCCATTCTGGAAATTAATCCTACCACGGATGAGATTGTTTGGGAGTGGCATGCCAAAGACCATTTAATCCAAGATTTTGATGATACCAAATTAAATTTTGGGGAGGTCGCAGCAAACCCGCAATTGATTGACCTAAATTATGTAAATGCAGAAAACGGCAATATTATGCACATTAACGGTCTTGGTTACGATTCCATTAACGACCTGATATTTTTGAGCGTTAATTTTTACAGCGAAGTATGGGTCCTCGACCACAGCACCACAACCGAAGTAGCGGCAACCCACTCGGGCGGAAGTTATGGAAGAGGCGGAGACCTGGTGTATCGCTTTGGCAACCCAAGTGCCCATGGTGACGATGATTCCGAAAGAATATTTGTAAACAACCATTACCCAAATTTATTTGAGCCTGGAAAAATGCTCATTTTCACCAATGGGGGTGATCTCGAACAATCCACTGTCCATGAACTGGCGCTTCCCGATGCACTTGACCAAAAGTCGGTTCCAAACCTTACCAATCCTGAAATCCTGTGGAGTTTCACAGATACTGAACTGTATTCCCCAAAAGTTTCTGGAGCAGTTCGTCTTCCCAATGGAAACACCCTTATTACCGAAGGTGACTATGGCATTTGGGAGGTTACGACCGAAGGAGAAGTAGTATGGAAGTTTTCCGGAGATGGTTTTTTCTGGAGATCATACCATTATGCTAAGGATCACCCCGGAATTATTGCTTTAGATCTATAA
- the rlmB gene encoding 23S rRNA (guanosine(2251)-2'-O)-methyltransferase RlmB produces the protein MSSQIYGIRAVMEAINAEQPINKIFIQKGLKGELYKELESSVRKNGLSLSYVPVEKLNRLTRNNHQGVVAQISPVQFHQFEELVEQVLSKEQLPLFLMLDGVSDVRNFGAIIRTAECCGVHGIIIPKNGAAPITDDTVKTSAGAAFNVPIAKVDHLKDAIFYLQSSGIVITGATEKAKDEIYGVDFNQPTAIIMGSEEKGISPSTLNIIDHQAKLPLLGKIGSLNVSVACGVFLYEVVRQRNN, from the coding sequence ATGAGCAGTCAAATCTATGGAATAAGAGCGGTTATGGAAGCCATTAACGCCGAACAGCCCATCAACAAGATATTTATCCAAAAGGGTCTCAAAGGCGAACTTTACAAAGAACTGGAATCTTCTGTTCGTAAAAATGGCCTTAGCCTATCCTATGTACCGGTTGAAAAACTGAACCGCCTTACCCGAAACAACCATCAGGGTGTAGTGGCGCAAATATCCCCCGTACAGTTTCATCAATTTGAAGAATTGGTGGAACAAGTGCTATCCAAAGAACAACTCCCCTTGTTTTTGATGCTCGACGGAGTTTCAGATGTTCGAAATTTTGGTGCCATTATCCGTACTGCGGAATGCTGTGGTGTACATGGCATCATTATTCCAAAAAATGGGGCCGCCCCCATTACGGATGACACCGTAAAAACCTCTGCCGGCGCAGCTTTTAATGTGCCCATTGCCAAAGTGGACCATCTAAAAGATGCCATTTTCTACCTGCAATCTTCAGGTATTGTGATTACCGGAGCTACCGAAAAAGCCAAAGATGAGATTTACGGAGTAGATTTTAACCAACCTACGGCCATAATTATGGGGTCAGAAGAAAAAGGCATCTCCCCTTCTACCCTAAACATTATCGATCACCAAGCAAAACTCCCGCTATTGGGCAAAATTGGTTCGTTAAATGTTTCCGTGGCCTGTGGTGTTTTTCTTTATGAGGTGGTTCGGCAAAGAAATAATTAA